One part of the Methylobacterium mesophilicum SR1.6/6 genome encodes these proteins:
- a CDS encoding CaiB/BaiF CoA transferase family protein: MTGPLQGLRVLDISTIIAAPFAATLLGDYGADVLKVEMPGAGDGARGFGPFKDGRSLWWKVINRGKDLVTLDLRQPEGVALFKRLLPDFDVLVENFRPGTLDRWGLSKEVLWQIQPRLVILRTTGFGQTGPYRDRPAFARVFEAMAGLTYITGEPDGEPMHAGYPLGDAIGGLFGAVGVLAALWKRAADRDAPGEEIDLSLTESILRVLEFLPIEYDQLGAVRERSGNRNQYSSPSAVYRTRDGHWVTLAGSTAAIWANNCRAIGRADLIADPRFATNGQRTEHAGELNRIFSDWCADHILDEVLAAFRENHGVIGPIYGIDQVFADPQVQARGAIVPVPDEDFGSVRMQAVVPRFTRDPGSVRGAGGGLGRDNRRIYGERLGLTAEEIADLAKRKVI; this comes from the coding sequence ATGACCGGGCCGCTCCAGGGACTGCGCGTCCTCGACATCTCGACCATCATCGCCGCACCCTTCGCCGCGACCCTGCTCGGCGACTACGGGGCCGACGTCCTGAAGGTGGAGATGCCGGGCGCGGGCGACGGGGCCCGCGGCTTCGGGCCGTTCAAGGATGGCCGATCGCTGTGGTGGAAGGTGATCAACCGCGGCAAGGATCTGGTCACCCTCGATCTTCGCCAGCCGGAAGGCGTCGCCCTGTTCAAGCGGCTGCTGCCCGACTTCGACGTGCTGGTCGAGAACTTCAGGCCCGGCACCCTCGACCGCTGGGGCCTGAGCAAGGAAGTCCTCTGGCAGATCCAGCCCCGCCTCGTCATCCTGCGCACGACCGGCTTCGGGCAGACCGGCCCCTACCGGGACCGCCCGGCCTTCGCCCGCGTGTTCGAGGCGATGGCGGGCCTGACCTACATCACCGGTGAGCCCGACGGCGAGCCGATGCACGCGGGCTACCCGCTCGGCGACGCCATCGGCGGTCTGTTCGGGGCGGTCGGCGTTCTGGCGGCCCTCTGGAAGCGCGCCGCCGACCGGGACGCCCCGGGCGAGGAGATCGATCTGTCCCTGACCGAGTCGATCCTGCGCGTCCTAGAGTTCCTGCCCATCGAGTACGATCAGCTCGGCGCGGTGCGGGAGCGCTCGGGCAACCGCAACCAGTACTCCTCGCCTTCCGCCGTCTACCGCACCCGGGACGGGCACTGGGTCACGTTGGCCGGATCGACCGCCGCGATCTGGGCCAACAACTGCCGCGCCATCGGCCGCGCCGATCTCATCGCTGATCCGCGCTTCGCCACGAATGGGCAGCGCACCGAGCATGCGGGTGAGCTGAACCGCATCTTCTCAGATTGGTGCGCCGATCACATCCTCGATGAGGTGCTGGCCGCGTTCCGCGAGAACCACGGCGTGATCGGGCCGATCTACGGCATCGATCAGGTCTTCGCCGATCCGCAGGTCCAGGCTCGCGGGGCGATCGTGCCGGTTCCGGACGAGGATTTCGGATCGGTGCGGATGCAGGCCGTGGTCCCGCGCTTCACCCGGGATCCCGGTTCCGTCCGAGGCGCCGGCGGCGGGCTGGGCCGCGACAACCGGCGGATCTACGGCGAACGACTGGGTCTCACCGCCGAAGAGATCGCCGACCTCGCGAAACGCAAGGTGATCTGA
- a CDS encoding acyl-CoA dehydrogenase family protein, whose protein sequence is MIRDPERFGAFLDEVRDFVRTVAMPAEDLVEREDTIPDALVADMRRRGYFGWSIPEAYGGAGLTTEELALANIELSRCSVAFRARVGINTGIGSESLVQDGSEAQKAAYLPRLASGEITGALALTEPEAGSDASALQATGVSIGDGRWRLNGHKRYITLAPIADLFTVFVRTEADAARNADAITVFLVERDTAGLSTSGSTPKMGQEGAPIGEVFLDDCIVSDSAILGQRGGGFRTMMKTLNKQRINLAALATGPAIRMLDDALDHAAGRRQAGKPIGEHQLVQAMLAECKVEIEAARALILETARKRDRGEDVAMDVSLCKYFATEMCGRVADRVVQIFGGQGYVKGSGIERFYRDVRAFRIYEGTSQIHLLNIARLMLRGRTA, encoded by the coding sequence ATGATCCGGGATCCGGAGCGCTTCGGCGCGTTCCTGGACGAAGTCCGTGACTTCGTTCGCACGGTCGCGATGCCCGCCGAGGACCTCGTCGAGCGCGAGGATACAATCCCCGACGCGCTCGTCGCCGACATGCGCCGACGCGGCTACTTCGGGTGGTCGATCCCGGAAGCCTACGGAGGCGCCGGGCTGACCACCGAGGAGCTGGCGCTCGCCAATATCGAACTCTCGCGCTGCTCGGTGGCGTTCCGAGCCCGCGTCGGGATCAACACGGGCATCGGCTCGGAGTCGCTCGTGCAGGATGGCAGCGAGGCCCAGAAGGCCGCTTACCTGCCGCGGCTGGCGTCGGGCGAGATCACCGGAGCCTTGGCCCTCACCGAGCCGGAGGCCGGTTCCGATGCCTCAGCGCTGCAGGCGACCGGCGTCTCGATCGGCGACGGCCGGTGGCGGCTGAACGGGCACAAGCGCTACATTACCCTGGCGCCCATCGCCGACCTGTTCACGGTGTTCGTGCGGACGGAAGCCGACGCGGCGCGCAACGCCGACGCCATCACCGTCTTCCTCGTGGAGCGCGACACCGCCGGCCTCTCCACCTCCGGTTCCACGCCGAAGATGGGTCAGGAAGGGGCACCGATCGGCGAGGTCTTCCTCGACGACTGCATCGTCTCCGACAGCGCCATCCTCGGCCAACGCGGCGGTGGCTTCCGCACGATGATGAAGACGCTCAACAAGCAGCGCATCAACCTGGCAGCGCTCGCCACCGGTCCCGCGATCCGCATGCTCGACGATGCGCTCGATCACGCCGCCGGGCGGCGCCAGGCGGGCAAACCGATCGGCGAGCATCAGCTCGTCCAGGCGATGCTCGCCGAGTGCAAGGTCGAGATCGAGGCAGCCCGTGCCCTGATCCTCGAGACGGCGCGCAAGCGCGACCGTGGCGAGGACGTCGCGATGGATGTCTCATTGTGCAAGTACTTCGCCACGGAGATGTGCGGCCGCGTCGCTGACCGCGTCGTGCAGATCTTCGGCGGCCAGGGTTACGTCAAGGGCAGCGGGATCGAGCGCTTCTACCGCGACGTGCGCGCCTTCCGGATCTACGAGGGCACCAGCCAGATCCATCTGCTCAACATCGCGCGCCTGATGCTGCGCGGGAGGACGGCATGA
- a CDS encoding IclR family transcriptional regulator, whose protein sequence is MVLIHPFTMSVVPLSKPISGALAASDTSIARTLAKGLVVLEAFGAGGSALGNAEIAVRTGLPRPTVARLTRTLAELGYLAYEPRGAKYRLWGGVLKLAYPLLAEMGLRQIARPTMQDFADSVRGTVSLGIRYGQDMIYVETARSTENLHHTPDIGSSIPLPRSAMGRALWSLLDDKSAFALRRQFEREAPDLWARFGAAVEQARRDCAERGFCVSRGDWVAQIHAAAVPLFVDPTTGFAFAINCGLPAYRLRPEQLEEEIGPRLVALAANVRMLVERRRSSG, encoded by the coding sequence ATGGTTCTCATTCATCCTTTCACGATGAGTGTCGTCCCCCTCTCCAAGCCAATCTCCGGCGCGCTGGCGGCAAGCGACACATCGATCGCTCGTACTCTGGCCAAGGGGCTCGTCGTGCTGGAAGCATTCGGTGCCGGCGGATCTGCCCTCGGCAACGCCGAGATCGCCGTGCGGACTGGTCTTCCACGTCCTACGGTCGCCAGACTGACCAGGACGCTGGCTGAGTTAGGTTACCTCGCCTACGAACCTCGCGGTGCGAAGTATCGCCTTTGGGGCGGCGTCCTGAAGCTCGCTTATCCGCTACTTGCGGAGATGGGGCTCCGACAGATCGCGCGCCCGACGATGCAAGACTTCGCCGATTCAGTGCGTGGGACTGTTTCACTCGGCATCCGATACGGACAGGACATGATCTACGTCGAGACCGCTCGCTCGACGGAGAACCTGCACCATACGCCCGATATCGGTTCGTCTATTCCACTACCGCGGTCGGCGATGGGGCGCGCCCTGTGGTCGCTCCTTGACGACAAATCCGCCTTCGCCCTGCGACGTCAATTTGAGCGCGAGGCTCCAGACCTCTGGGCTCGGTTCGGGGCAGCCGTCGAACAGGCCCGCCGCGATTGCGCGGAACGGGGATTCTGCGTGTCGCGGGGCGACTGGGTCGCGCAGATTCACGCCGCTGCGGTGCCGCTCTTCGTCGATCCGACGACGGGTTTCGCCTTCGCGATCAACTGCGGGCTCCCAGCCTATCGTCTGAGGCCCGAACAGCTCGAGGAGGAGATCGGCCCCCGGCTGGTCGCTCTGGCGGCGAATGTCCGCATGCTGGTCGAACGGCGACGAAGCAGCGGCTGA
- a CDS encoding MFS transporter: MATVVEAGLAASVKADPATVQGKAVVRRVMWRLMPFLALLYFMAQLDRVNVSFAALTMNADLGLSATVYGWGASVFFISYVALEVPSNLVLERVGARIWIARIMFTWGLLAAGMAFITGPWSYYAVRLLLGAAEAGFYPGVILYLTYWFPRSYRARVLAVLSLATPLSTAAGAVLAAPLLSMHGVHGLAGWQWLFLIEGLPSVVLGFATLKVLTDRPDDARWLGPAERRWLSAELAAERRQAGEDEHVSFVASLRDARVLLLTAVWLCRATCLYGVAFFLPQVVRTIGGSTTTTALLSAVPFVAGAIGMLALAYSSDRMQERRWHVFATFVMMAVGLGCSALLGASPWTILALSIATIGNTAMVPCFWPIPPLFLTGAAAAGGIAFINAVGNIGGVIGPYVVGAIKDSTDSFAGGLYALGGVAALGAILTIFVQTAPTR; this comes from the coding sequence GTGGCGACGGTGGTAGAGGCAGGCCTGGCGGCCTCGGTCAAGGCCGATCCGGCAACGGTCCAGGGGAAGGCCGTCGTCCGCCGGGTGATGTGGCGGCTGATGCCGTTCCTGGCGCTGCTCTACTTCATGGCGCAGCTCGACCGCGTGAACGTCTCCTTCGCGGCGCTCACGATGAACGCCGATCTCGGTCTGTCGGCCACCGTCTACGGATGGGGCGCGAGCGTCTTCTTCATCAGCTACGTGGCTCTGGAGGTGCCGAGCAACCTCGTGCTGGAGCGCGTTGGCGCGCGCATCTGGATCGCCCGGATCATGTTCACCTGGGGCCTGCTCGCCGCCGGCATGGCCTTCATCACGGGTCCCTGGAGCTACTACGCGGTCCGTCTTCTCCTTGGGGCGGCCGAGGCCGGCTTCTACCCAGGCGTGATCCTCTATCTGACCTACTGGTTCCCGCGCAGCTATCGCGCGCGCGTGCTAGCCGTCCTGAGCCTCGCGACGCCGCTCTCGACGGCCGCCGGAGCGGTCCTCGCGGCGCCGCTGCTCTCCATGCACGGCGTCCACGGTCTCGCGGGGTGGCAGTGGCTCTTCCTGATTGAGGGGTTGCCCTCCGTGGTCCTGGGCTTCGCCACCCTCAAGGTCTTGACCGACCGGCCGGACGACGCGCGGTGGCTTGGCCCGGCGGAGCGCCGCTGGCTGAGCGCCGAGCTCGCCGCCGAGCGCCGGCAGGCCGGGGAGGACGAGCACGTCTCGTTCGTCGCGAGCCTGCGCGATGCCCGCGTGCTTCTCCTCACGGCGGTGTGGCTGTGCCGGGCCACCTGCCTCTACGGCGTAGCCTTCTTCCTGCCGCAGGTGGTGCGGACGATCGGCGGTTCGACCACGACGACCGCCCTGCTCTCCGCCGTGCCTTTCGTCGCGGGGGCGATCGGCATGCTCGCCCTCGCCTACAGCTCCGACCGCATGCAGGAGCGGCGCTGGCACGTCTTCGCGACCTTCGTAATGATGGCGGTCGGCCTGGGCTGTTCGGCCCTCCTCGGGGCCTCGCCGTGGACGATCCTCGCCCTCTCGATCGCGACCATCGGCAACACGGCCATGGTCCCCTGCTTCTGGCCGATCCCGCCCCTGTTCCTCACCGGCGCGGCCGCCGCGGGCGGGATCGCCTTCATCAACGCGGTCGGCAATATCGGGGGCGTCATCGGCCCCTACGTCGTCGGCGCGATCAAGGACTCGACTGATAGCTTCGCGGGCGGCCTATACGCCCTCGGGGGCGTCGCCGCGCTCGGCGCGATCCTCACCATCTTTGTCCAGACCGCGCCCACGAGGTAG
- a CDS encoding NAD(P)/FAD-dependent oxidoreductase, with the protein MADPAIIVGAGQAGAHAAAAMRRAGFADPILLVGDEAKRPYERPPLSKEWLTAAAEPAVSHFHPEAHDAENKIAFIGGTAATRIDPGARTVDLADGRSLRYGALLLATGGRARRLDVPGAERVLALRTLDDARSLRARLSPGARVVCVGAGVIGLEVASSARARGCAVTVVEAGPTVMGRSLPPGIAAWLADLHRGAGVRLIFGSGVAAVTPEAVILAEGTAVAADVVVAGIGMVRNTELAEAAGVALDGGIAVDAFGRTNLPDIYAAGDVAAFWSPRLGRRLRWETWRHAQDHGAAVGRAMAGAGEPYDAVPWFWTDQHGRSLQVAGDVAARPADGSCGPFVMRGRAGEASFSAWLLDETGAVTAVIGVDAPRDVRAGQALIRSRRVIDPAIVANPAVTPQQLAKL; encoded by the coding sequence GTGGCCGATCCCGCGATCATCGTGGGCGCCGGCCAGGCCGGCGCACACGCGGCGGCCGCGATGCGTCGGGCCGGATTCGCTGACCCCATCCTCCTCGTCGGCGACGAGGCGAAGCGGCCGTACGAGCGGCCGCCCCTGTCGAAGGAGTGGCTCACCGCCGCCGCGGAGCCCGCGGTCAGCCACTTCCACCCGGAGGCGCACGACGCCGAGAACAAGATCGCGTTCATCGGGGGAACCGCGGCCACCCGCATTGACCCGGGGGCGCGGACCGTGGACCTAGCCGACGGCCGCAGCCTGCGCTACGGCGCGCTGCTGCTGGCCACCGGCGGGCGGGCGCGCCGCCTCGACGTGCCGGGGGCAGAGCGGGTGCTCGCCCTGCGCACCCTCGACGACGCCCGATCCCTGCGCGCCCGCCTGAGCCCTGGCGCCCGCGTCGTCTGCGTCGGGGCGGGGGTGATCGGGCTGGAGGTCGCGTCCTCGGCGCGCGCCCGCGGCTGCGCGGTCACGGTGGTCGAGGCGGGCCCGACCGTCATGGGCCGCTCGCTGCCGCCCGGGATCGCCGCCTGGCTTGCCGACCTGCATCGCGGCGCGGGGGTCCGGCTGATCTTCGGGTCGGGCGTGGCCGCCGTGACTCCCGAGGCAGTCATCCTCGCTGAGGGCACGGCGGTGGCGGCCGACGTCGTTGTCGCCGGGATCGGAATGGTGCGCAACACCGAGCTGGCCGAGGCCGCGGGCGTCGCGCTCGACGGCGGGATCGCGGTCGACGCGTTCGGCCGGACGAACCTTCCGGACATCTACGCGGCGGGCGACGTGGCGGCGTTCTGGTCCCCGCGGCTGGGTCGCCGCCTGCGATGGGAGACGTGGCGCCATGCCCAGGACCACGGCGCCGCGGTCGGCCGCGCGATGGCGGGCGCCGGCGAGCCATACGACGCGGTGCCCTGGTTCTGGACCGACCAGCACGGCCGCTCGCTCCAGGTCGCCGGCGACGTCGCGGCGCGACCGGCGGACGGGTCTTGCGGTCCCTTCGTCATGCGCGGTCGCGCGGGCGAGGCCTCCTTCTCGGCCTGGCTCCTGGACGAAACGGGGGCCGTCACGGCCGTGATCGGGGTCGACGCTCCCCGCGACGTGCGCGCCGGGCAGGCCCTAATCCGCTCGCGCCGCGTGATCGACCCCGCGATCGTCGCGAATCCGGCTGTGACCCCTCAACAACTGGCGAAACTGTGA
- a CDS encoding Rieske (2Fe-2S) protein, with protein MSRHVVAPTSEIPPGGRKRFVVKGRPIAIFNLENEYYGMLDRCPHQGGSLCAGVVTGLVRSKGPGHYETIRPGEFVRCPWHGWEFDIRTGQSYCDPERIRSKSYPVSAQSGASVVEGPYVAETVPVSVEGEYIVVDV; from the coding sequence GTGAGCCGGCACGTCGTCGCCCCGACGAGCGAGATCCCGCCGGGCGGCCGCAAGCGCTTCGTGGTGAAAGGCCGGCCAATCGCGATCTTCAACCTGGAGAACGAGTACTACGGCATGCTCGACCGCTGCCCCCATCAGGGCGGCAGCCTGTGCGCCGGGGTCGTCACGGGGCTCGTCCGCTCAAAGGGGCCCGGCCACTACGAGACGATCCGGCCCGGCGAGTTCGTCCGCTGCCCCTGGCACGGCTGGGAGTTCGATATCCGCACGGGTCAGTCCTACTGCGACCCCGAGCGCATCCGCTCGAAGTCCTACCCCGTGTCCGCGCAGTCCGGGGCGAGCGTCGTCGAGGGACCCTACGTGGCCGAGACCGTACCGGTCAGCGTCGAAGGCGAGTACATCGTGGTGGACGTCTGA
- a CDS encoding amidohydrolase family protein, with the protein MNVSVKPNAVVRAAARPAIADCDIHPMRRSASDFDPWLSKRWREHLAVFDAGRRLGMQAGPAYPKAQPDAARRDAVPPEGGRAGSSLSFMQAQHLDPNNVGLGILNPLQSGQGIANPELCAALCRATNEWQRAEWTSKDARLKASIVVPYEFADAAAAEIRHWAGDTDFVQVLVLSRTGELLGNRRYWPIYEAAAEAGLPVAVHAFGYGGNPITSTGWPSYYIEEMAGHAQSCQAGLASMVVEGIFERFPTLKVIMVEAGFAWAPACAWRLDKLWRSLKAETPHLKRLPSEYLREHVWWTSQPMEEPEPRAHLLDTIQWMGWDRLLFATDYPHWDFDDPAHALPLKIGEAERRGFFSGNAHALYGVAA; encoded by the coding sequence ATGAACGTCAGCGTCAAGCCTAATGCGGTGGTGCGCGCTGCGGCGCGACCCGCGATCGCGGATTGCGATATCCACCCGATGCGCCGCTCGGCCAGCGACTTCGATCCCTGGCTATCGAAGCGCTGGCGCGAGCACCTCGCGGTCTTCGACGCCGGGCGCCGCCTTGGCATGCAGGCCGGGCCCGCCTACCCCAAGGCCCAGCCCGACGCGGCGCGCCGCGACGCCGTGCCGCCCGAGGGCGGCCGGGCCGGGTCGAGCCTCTCGTTCATGCAGGCCCAGCACCTCGATCCTAACAACGTCGGGCTCGGCATCCTCAACCCGCTCCAATCGGGCCAGGGGATCGCCAACCCCGAGCTCTGCGCCGCGCTCTGCCGCGCGACGAACGAGTGGCAACGCGCCGAGTGGACCTCGAAGGACGCTCGCCTGAAGGCGTCGATCGTCGTACCCTACGAGTTCGCCGACGCGGCCGCCGCGGAGATCCGGCACTGGGCCGGCGATACGGACTTCGTCCAGGTGCTCGTCCTGTCCCGCACCGGCGAGCTGCTCGGCAACCGGCGCTACTGGCCGATCTACGAGGCGGCGGCCGAGGCCGGGCTTCCGGTGGCGGTCCACGCCTTCGGCTACGGCGGCAACCCGATCACCAGCACGGGCTGGCCGAGCTACTACATCGAGGAGATGGCCGGTCACGCCCAGAGCTGCCAGGCCGGCCTCGCCAGCATGGTCGTCGAGGGCATCTTCGAGCGCTTCCCAACGCTCAAGGTGATCATGGTCGAGGCCGGCTTCGCCTGGGCGCCCGCCTGCGCGTGGCGACTGGACAAGCTCTGGAGAAGCTTGAAGGCCGAGACGCCGCACCTGAAGCGTCTGCCGAGCGAGTATCTGCGCGAGCACGTGTGGTGGACGAGCCAGCCGATGGAGGAGCCGGAGCCGCGGGCGCACCTGCTCGACACGATTCAGTGGATGGGCTGGGACCGGCTGCTGTTCGCCACCGACTATCCGCACTGGGACTTCGACGACCCGGCCCACGCACTGCCGCTCAAGATCGGCGAGGCGGAGCGGCGGGGGTTCTTTTCGGGCAATGCCCACGCCCTCTACGGGGTCGCGGCGTGA
- a CDS encoding amidohydrolase family protein, producing MIEPGAIDCDVHPTVPGLDALLPYMDGHWRAMVETRGIDELNTISYPANAPITARADWRPAVGRPAGTLAQMRGECLDAFGSSLAILNCLYGVQMLFAEDMAAAFARAVNEWIAREWLDREPRLRASIVVQTRNVEFAVDEIERCAADPRFVQVLLLASGEHPLGRRLYWPIYAAAARHGLAVGIHAGSNYHNPPTAMGWPSYYTEDYFAQAQAFQTQLTSLICEGVFSKYPDLKVVLLESGWTWLPAHLWRLTKYWHGLRMEIPWVDRPPAEIVRSNVRLSLTPTDAPPEPADLARLVEHMQSDDMLLFSTDYPHGQFEGTAAIPEGLPRGLLRKITHDNPRATYARLRETVA from the coding sequence ATGATCGAGCCGGGCGCGATTGACTGCGACGTCCATCCGACGGTCCCCGGGCTGGACGCCCTGCTGCCGTACATGGACGGTCACTGGCGGGCGATGGTCGAGACCCGCGGGATCGACGAGCTGAACACGATCAGCTACCCGGCCAACGCGCCGATCACGGCACGCGCCGACTGGCGGCCCGCGGTGGGCAGGCCGGCCGGGACGCTCGCGCAGATGCGGGGCGAGTGCCTCGACGCGTTCGGCTCGTCGCTCGCAATCCTCAACTGCCTGTACGGCGTACAGATGCTGTTCGCTGAAGACATGGCCGCCGCCTTTGCGCGCGCCGTGAACGAGTGGATCGCCCGCGAGTGGCTCGACCGCGAGCCGCGCCTGCGCGCCAGCATCGTGGTCCAGACGCGAAACGTCGAGTTCGCCGTCGACGAGATCGAGCGCTGCGCGGCCGACCCGCGCTTCGTGCAGGTGCTGCTCCTCGCGAGCGGTGAGCACCCGCTCGGGCGGCGGCTGTACTGGCCGATCTACGCGGCGGCTGCGCGCCACGGCCTGGCCGTCGGCATCCACGCCGGCAGCAACTATCACAACCCGCCGACCGCGATGGGTTGGCCAAGCTACTACACAGAGGACTATTTCGCGCAGGCGCAAGCCTTCCAGACGCAGCTCACGAGCCTGATCTGCGAGGGCGTGTTCTCGAAGTACCCGGACCTGAAGGTCGTGCTGCTCGAATCGGGCTGGACGTGGCTGCCGGCCCACCTGTGGCGGCTGACGAAGTACTGGCACGGGCTGCGGATGGAGATTCCCTGGGTCGACCGGCCGCCCGCCGAGATCGTCCGGTCGAACGTCCGGCTGTCGCTCACCCCGACCGACGCTCCGCCGGAACCGGCCGACCTCGCGCGGCTCGTAGAGCACATGCAGTCCGACGACATGCTCCTGTTCTCGACCGACTACCCGCATGGGCAGTTCGAGGGCACGGCCGCGATCCCCGAGGGTCTGCCGCGAGGCCTGCTGCGCAAGATTACCCACGACAATCCGCGGGCAACCTACGCCCGCCTGAGGGAGACGGTAGCATGA
- a CDS encoding MFS transporter gives MANIAAPRPETETIGFGKRWAHILPSVFIVYTISYLDRVNIGTALPAISKEFGLNPTEAGFVGGVFFWGYLVSFLMGGWLSNRFGAKRVTLASLVAWSLAAMATGFTTSLASLLVMRALLGLAEGPIWSSMSAILAQWFVKPERARAFATWNASLPVGALLSGPISGLIISHYSWQTMLVVEGLPALIYALVWSRFIPDTPDEAAWLEPAERAALADGLAREQAQFDASLGPVDLRGVLLHPGVWLLLVAKTFNNMIAYGFTLWLPTAIKDASALGIGSVGVLTALPYAASVLGIWLIGLSSDRFNERRLHGAIPMLLLAALLYASSRTGAGSVAAMMVCVTLSGFFMFMTLPLMTVMFTQLLPRRQAIVAIAFSGAVANLVGGFFGPVVVGWLKTMTGDVSAGFTFLAAIGLIGGLLMMMVRTPEHAPGAVAPAPPAGIGGAPSVGRE, from the coding sequence ATGGCCAATATTGCGGCGCCCCGCCCAGAGACGGAGACGATCGGCTTCGGCAAGCGCTGGGCGCATATCCTGCCGAGCGTGTTCATCGTCTACACGATCTCCTACCTCGACCGCGTCAACATCGGCACCGCGCTGCCCGCCATTTCGAAGGAGTTCGGTCTCAACCCGACCGAGGCCGGCTTCGTCGGCGGTGTGTTCTTCTGGGGCTACCTCGTCAGCTTCCTGATGGGCGGATGGCTGTCGAACCGCTTCGGCGCCAAGCGGGTGACGCTGGCCTCGCTCGTGGCCTGGAGCCTCGCCGCTATGGCGACGGGCTTCACCACCAGCCTCGCGTCGCTCCTGGTCATGCGCGCCCTGCTTGGGCTCGCCGAGGGGCCGATCTGGTCCTCGATGTCGGCGATCCTGGCGCAGTGGTTCGTGAAGCCCGAGCGGGCGCGCGCCTTCGCGACCTGGAACGCCAGCCTGCCCGTCGGCGCCCTCCTGTCGGGGCCGATCTCGGGCCTCATCATCAGCCACTATAGCTGGCAGACGATGCTCGTGGTTGAGGGTCTGCCGGCGCTGATCTACGCGCTGGTCTGGTCGCGCTTCATCCCGGACACGCCCGACGAGGCGGCTTGGCTCGAACCCGCCGAGCGCGCCGCGCTGGCAGATGGGCTAGCTCGCGAGCAGGCTCAGTTCGACGCGAGCCTCGGCCCGGTGGACCTACGCGGGGTGCTGCTCCATCCCGGCGTGTGGCTGCTGCTGGTTGCCAAGACCTTCAACAACATGATCGCCTACGGCTTCACGCTGTGGCTTCCGACAGCGATCAAGGACGCGAGCGCGCTCGGCATCGGCAGCGTCGGCGTACTCACCGCGCTACCCTACGCGGCGAGCGTCCTCGGCATCTGGCTGATTGGCCTCAGCTCCGACCGCTTCAACGAGCGGCGCCTACACGGGGCGATCCCGATGCTCCTGCTCGCCGCGCTCCTCTACGCGAGTTCGCGCACGGGCGCCGGATCGGTCGCCGCGATGATGGTGTGCGTGACGCTAAGCGGCTTCTTCATGTTCATGACGCTGCCGCTCATGACCGTGATGTTCACCCAGCTCCTGCCGCGCCGGCAGGCGATCGTCGCGATCGCGTTCAGCGGCGCGGTGGCCAACCTCGTCGGCGGCTTCTTCGGCCCGGTCGTTGTCGGCTGGCTGAAGACGATGACCGGCGACGTCTCGGCCGGCTTCACGTTCCTGGCCGCGATCGGGCTGATCGGCGGGTTGCTGATGATGATGGTGCGCACGCCCGAGCATGCCCCGGGCGCCGTCGCTCCCGCGCCGCCTGCCGGCATCGGCGGCGCCCCCTCGGTCGGGCGCGAGTGA